In one Pseudarthrobacter oxydans genomic region, the following are encoded:
- a CDS encoding TetR/AcrR family transcriptional regulator, producing MSTEPPVAAKSLRTARTTATRQKLFEASMELIGERGAAGVTVDEIAAAAGVSKGTVYYNFGSKSELIAQLLRHGVDILKARLLGAPEQGAGQPGGQAGAGPRASDPLLAMEAMIGQALDFMADYPSFARLWVSENWRTPSEWQGTFAVLRGELLGVIGEAVEKVAQAYPVDPSVSRGSLETAIFGACFVVGLDRQTYHPERTRDQSVAAIMAIMRGYVLKQPSAQG from the coding sequence ATGAGCACGGAACCACCGGTAGCGGCGAAGAGCCTGCGCACCGCCCGGACTACCGCTACGCGCCAGAAACTCTTCGAGGCGTCCATGGAACTCATCGGCGAGCGGGGTGCGGCCGGCGTCACGGTTGATGAGATCGCCGCTGCGGCAGGCGTCTCCAAGGGAACCGTCTACTACAACTTCGGCAGCAAGTCGGAGCTCATCGCGCAGCTGCTGCGGCATGGGGTGGACATCCTGAAGGCCCGCCTCCTGGGAGCACCGGAACAGGGAGCAGGCCAGCCCGGGGGCCAAGCCGGGGCTGGCCCCCGGGCAAGCGACCCGCTGCTGGCCATGGAGGCAATGATCGGACAGGCCCTGGACTTCATGGCGGACTACCCGTCCTTCGCGCGCCTCTGGGTCAGCGAAAACTGGCGTACGCCCAGCGAGTGGCAGGGCACCTTCGCCGTCCTTCGCGGCGAGCTGCTCGGCGTGATCGGGGAGGCAGTGGAGAAGGTGGCGCAGGCATACCCGGTGGACCCGTCGGTTTCCCGGGGCAGCCTGGAAACCGCCATTTTCGGGGCCTGCTTCGTGGTGGGACTGGACCGCCAGACATACCACCCCGAGCGGACGCGTGACCAAAGCGTTGCAGCAATCATGGCCATCATGCGCGGCTACGTGCTGAAGCAACCCTCAGCTCAGGGATGA
- a CDS encoding YhgE/Pip domain-containing protein, protein MTILRLARSELKRMTGGLLPKLTILALTMVPLLYGAVYLYANWDPYGNLDHVDAALVVEDAGAPASDGTRLDAGAKVADSLVDGNVFHWIPVATTEEADQGVSNGEYAFALKIPRDFSANLVSPGSFDSASQAMLNVTTNDANNYLLSTIVDKLTTAVHSTVATEVGEETANQLLTGFGTIHTQMVKAADGAGQVADGVALLRDGAAALHEGTSELSNGAGGLYAGQAKLRDGANELTDGAGQLSSGLSTLKDKTSTLPTDSRTLAAGAAQVAAGNAQLNAKVQNVAAQLEAADQGLRTRVLESNSRLIAAGVLTQEQADSILADFDATAGSSPMAAAKTGIQADAAQIQQLADGAQSVSAGAAQLAAGTPALRDAVSQASSGADQLHTGAAALATGEQAALDAAGRLADGASSVDAGAAQLMNGAGTAAGGSRTLADEIGKGAGQVPNPDDAQKSNISRVMADPVAVSNVSQAKAESYGAGLAPFFLALALWIGIFMLVQAMRPITQRALASNAASWKIALGGWLPFLAVSAVQATLLTLVVNLALGLNPAHPVLMWFFMLAAAMAFSALIQGVVALLGSPGKLVVLILLVLQLVSSGGTFPWQTTPQPLHVVHEVLPMGYVVAGMRHLVYGGDLTMIAPTVLGLVGYTALGAAMSTVAVRRNKYWTLKTLKPEIAV, encoded by the coding sequence ATGACGATACTGCGGCTGGCCCGCTCCGAACTCAAGAGGATGACCGGCGGGCTGCTGCCGAAGCTGACCATCCTCGCGCTGACCATGGTCCCCCTGCTGTACGGCGCCGTCTATCTTTACGCAAACTGGGATCCCTATGGCAACCTCGACCACGTCGACGCAGCCCTTGTTGTTGAGGACGCCGGAGCCCCGGCCAGCGACGGAACGCGGCTTGACGCGGGGGCGAAGGTGGCGGACAGCCTGGTGGACGGCAACGTGTTCCACTGGATACCCGTAGCCACCACGGAAGAGGCGGACCAAGGTGTCAGCAACGGCGAATACGCGTTCGCCCTGAAAATTCCCCGGGACTTTTCGGCCAACCTGGTGTCCCCCGGCAGTTTCGATTCCGCCAGCCAGGCAATGCTGAACGTCACCACCAACGATGCCAACAACTACCTCCTGAGCACCATCGTGGATAAACTCACCACTGCCGTCCACAGCACCGTTGCCACGGAGGTGGGCGAGGAAACGGCCAACCAGCTGCTGACGGGTTTTGGCACCATCCACACACAGATGGTCAAGGCGGCAGACGGCGCGGGCCAGGTGGCGGACGGCGTGGCGCTGCTCCGCGACGGAGCCGCCGCCCTCCATGAGGGCACCTCCGAGCTGAGCAACGGCGCCGGCGGGCTTTATGCCGGGCAGGCCAAGCTGCGCGACGGCGCCAACGAGCTGACCGACGGCGCAGGCCAGCTCAGCAGCGGACTCTCCACGCTCAAGGACAAGACGTCCACGCTGCCCACCGATTCCCGTACCCTCGCCGCCGGTGCAGCCCAGGTGGCAGCCGGAAACGCGCAGCTGAACGCCAAGGTGCAGAACGTTGCAGCCCAACTGGAAGCCGCAGACCAGGGGCTCCGGACACGAGTGCTGGAATCAAACAGCAGGCTTATCGCGGCAGGCGTCCTTACGCAGGAGCAGGCCGACAGCATCCTGGCCGACTTCGACGCCACAGCCGGCTCGAGCCCAATGGCTGCCGCCAAAACGGGAATCCAGGCAGATGCCGCCCAGATCCAGCAACTGGCGGACGGGGCACAGTCTGTCAGTGCCGGCGCGGCGCAGCTCGCCGCTGGCACGCCGGCACTGAGGGACGCCGTGTCGCAGGCTTCGTCCGGCGCCGACCAGCTGCACACCGGGGCTGCCGCACTGGCCACCGGAGAACAGGCCGCGCTCGACGCGGCCGGCCGTCTTGCTGACGGAGCAAGCAGTGTGGATGCCGGGGCGGCCCAGCTGATGAATGGTGCCGGGACAGCAGCGGGCGGGTCACGCACGCTGGCGGACGAAATCGGCAAAGGCGCCGGGCAGGTGCCCAACCCCGATGACGCCCAGAAGAGCAACATCTCCCGCGTCATGGCAGACCCTGTGGCGGTCAGCAACGTCTCACAGGCCAAGGCCGAGTCCTACGGGGCCGGGCTGGCACCGTTCTTCCTCGCCCTCGCGCTGTGGATCGGCATCTTCATGCTGGTCCAGGCAATGCGTCCCATCACCCAGCGGGCGCTGGCGTCCAATGCGGCGTCCTGGAAGATCGCACTGGGCGGCTGGCTCCCGTTCCTGGCGGTCTCGGCGGTGCAGGCAACCCTCCTCACCCTGGTCGTGAATCTTGCCCTGGGGCTCAATCCCGCCCACCCTGTCCTGATGTGGTTCTTTATGCTGGCCGCAGCAATGGCGTTCAGTGCCCTCATCCAAGGCGTTGTGGCGCTGCTCGGCTCTCCGGGGAAACTCGTGGTGCTCATCCTGCTGGTCCTGCAGCTGGTGTCCTCCGGCGGGACCTTCCCGTGGCAAACCACTCCGCAGCCGCTCCACGTGGTGCATGAGGTCCTGCCCATGGGCTATGTAGTGGCCGGGATGCGGCACCTGGTCTATGGCGGGGACCTGACCATGATCGCACCCACGGTCCTGGGCCTGGTGGGCTATACCGCCCTGGGGGCGGCCATGTCCACGGTTGCGGTGCGCCGGAATAAGTACTGGACCCTGAAGACGCTGAAACCTGAGATTGCGGTATGA
- a CDS encoding phosphoenolpyruvate carboxykinase (GTP): protein MGDLAQKPLLEKAPTTHAGLLAWVEEVAELTQPDRIYWVDGSEEENTRLTDELVAAGTLTRLNQELFPNSFAAFSDPADVARVEEQTFICSENKRDAGFTNNWMAPAEMKEKLRGLFAGSMRGRTMYVIPFVMGHLDAEDPKFGVEITDSAYVVASMRIMANIGTAVLDKITETNAFFVPALHSLGAPLEPGQADVAWPCNPDKWIVHFPEERSIWSFGSGYGGNALLGKKCYALRIASVMARDEGWLAEHMLILKLTSPEKKSYYLSAAFPSACGKTNLALLDPTIEGWEVETLGDDITWMRIGKEGELRATNPEAGLFGVAPGTGWGTNPNAMRAIAKGHSIFTNVALTDDGGVWWEGMTDDVPAHLTDWEGNSWTPDSDKPAAHPNSRFCTPISQIDMLAEEYYSPEGVELSAILFGGRRKTTVPLVTQARSWTNGIFMGSTLSSETTAAAAGQVGRLRRDPMAMLPFIGYDAGDYLKHWISVSGKANPERLPHIFLVNWFRRTADGGFAWPGFGDNARVLKWAIERIEGKAAAVETPIGYVPTGDSLDLTGLDLTHAHVEEAVRVDREEWDAELASIEDWYAQFGDSLPDALRAELDALKGRMADHS from the coding sequence ATGGGCGATCTGGCGCAGAAGCCGCTGCTTGAGAAAGCACCCACCACACATGCCGGTCTGCTGGCGTGGGTCGAAGAGGTTGCAGAGCTAACGCAGCCGGACCGCATCTACTGGGTGGACGGGTCCGAAGAGGAAAACACCCGGCTGACCGATGAACTGGTGGCAGCCGGCACCCTGACGCGGCTGAACCAGGAACTGTTTCCGAATTCCTTCGCTGCCTTCTCCGACCCCGCAGACGTAGCCCGCGTTGAGGAGCAGACGTTCATCTGCTCGGAAAACAAGCGTGACGCCGGGTTCACCAACAACTGGATGGCTCCCGCCGAGATGAAGGAAAAGCTGCGCGGGCTGTTCGCCGGCTCCATGCGCGGCCGCACCATGTACGTCATCCCCTTCGTCATGGGCCACCTTGACGCTGAGGACCCCAAGTTCGGCGTCGAGATCACGGACAGCGCCTACGTTGTTGCCTCGATGCGGATCATGGCCAACATCGGAACCGCGGTGCTGGACAAGATCACCGAGACCAACGCGTTCTTCGTCCCTGCCCTGCACTCGCTGGGGGCCCCGCTGGAACCCGGCCAGGCCGACGTCGCATGGCCCTGCAACCCGGACAAGTGGATTGTCCACTTCCCCGAGGAACGGTCCATCTGGTCCTTCGGCTCGGGCTACGGCGGCAACGCCCTCCTGGGCAAGAAGTGCTACGCCCTCCGCATCGCCTCCGTGATGGCCCGCGACGAAGGATGGCTGGCTGAGCACATGCTCATCCTCAAGCTCACCTCGCCGGAGAAGAAGTCGTACTACCTGTCGGCGGCCTTCCCGTCGGCCTGCGGCAAGACCAACCTGGCCCTCCTGGATCCCACCATTGAAGGCTGGGAAGTCGAGACCCTCGGCGATGACATCACCTGGATGCGGATCGGCAAGGAAGGCGAACTGCGCGCCACCAACCCGGAGGCCGGCCTGTTCGGTGTCGCTCCGGGCACCGGCTGGGGCACCAACCCCAACGCCATGCGCGCCATCGCCAAGGGCCACAGCATCTTCACCAACGTGGCCCTCACGGACGACGGGGGCGTGTGGTGGGAGGGCATGACGGACGACGTTCCGGCCCATCTCACCGACTGGGAGGGCAACTCCTGGACTCCGGATTCGGACAAGCCTGCCGCCCACCCGAACTCCCGGTTCTGCACGCCCATCTCCCAGATCGACATGCTGGCCGAGGAATACTACAGCCCCGAAGGCGTGGAGCTTTCCGCCATCCTCTTCGGCGGCCGCCGCAAGACCACGGTTCCCCTGGTGACCCAGGCCCGCAGCTGGACAAACGGCATCTTCATGGGCTCCACGCTCTCCTCGGAGACCACGGCCGCCGCCGCCGGCCAGGTGGGCAGGCTCCGCCGCGACCCCATGGCCATGCTCCCGTTCATCGGCTACGACGCCGGCGACTACCTCAAGCACTGGATCAGTGTCTCGGGGAAGGCCAACCCCGAGCGGCTGCCGCACATCTTCCTGGTGAACTGGTTCCGCCGCACCGCCGACGGCGGCTTCGCCTGGCCGGGCTTCGGGGACAACGCCCGGGTCCTGAAATGGGCCATCGAGCGCATCGAGGGCAAGGCCGCTGCCGTGGAGACGCCCATCGGCTACGTTCCCACCGGTGACTCGCTGGACCTCACGGGCCTGGACCTTACCCACGCACACGTGGAGGAGGCCGTCCGCGTGGACCGGGAGGAATGGGACGCCGAGCTGGCGTCCATCGAGGACTGGTACGCGCAGTTCGGCGATTCACTCCCGGACGCGCTGCGTGCCGAGCTGGACGCCCTGAAGGGGCGCATGGCTGACCACAGCTGA
- a CDS encoding histidine phosphatase family protein — translation MSGHHLRRLVIMRHAKADWPGGVADHERPLEERGHREAPLAGRWLLKHNIVPDFILCSSALRTRQTCTWVCSELGDKAPTPKLEDGLYAASALRMLTVINHVPDTVTTLMVISHLPGVQDLAMHLASRDSDHHAYMDAATRYPTNALTVLETEKSWAELDGQDARITKFKVPRAH, via the coding sequence ATGAGTGGGCACCATCTTCGACGGCTTGTGATCATGCGCCATGCCAAGGCCGACTGGCCGGGCGGGGTGGCCGACCACGAGCGTCCGCTGGAGGAGCGCGGCCACCGGGAGGCGCCCCTGGCCGGCCGCTGGCTGCTCAAGCACAACATCGTCCCGGACTTCATCCTCTGCTCCAGTGCCCTGCGGACCAGGCAGACCTGCACCTGGGTGTGCTCGGAGCTGGGGGACAAAGCGCCCACCCCCAAGCTTGAGGACGGGCTGTACGCTGCCTCAGCACTTCGGATGCTGACGGTCATCAACCACGTTCCGGACACCGTGACCACATTGATGGTGATTTCACACCTGCCGGGGGTCCAGGACCTGGCAATGCACCTCGCCTCGCGGGATTCCGACCACCATGCCTACATGGACGCTGCCACCCGGTACCCCACCAACGCCCTCACCGTCCTGGAGACGGAGAAATCCTGGGCCGAACTGGACGGACAGGACGCCCGCATCACCAAGTTCAAGGTTCCCCGGGCCCACTAA
- a CDS encoding dihydrolipoyl dehydrogenase family protein, which produces MPEPVKQEFDVVVIGAGAVGENVADRAVQGGLSVVLVEAELVGGECSYWACMPSKALLRPGTALHSAQTTPGAKEAVTRTLDAAAVLKRRDHFTSNWQDDSQVAWVKDSGIDLIRGHAWLTAPKAVQVAGLDGTSHLLRARHAVVLATGSMPNMPPIEGLEDVQVWGTRDATSASEIPERLAVLGGGVAGTELAQAFARLGSAVTLVARSRLLGNYPEEAASLVAAGLRADGVDIRLNTVTEGITANDDGTFSLQLAGGSTVIADKVLVSTGRHPALEGLGLESVGIEPDSHGRLTLSTDSSGLVEGIPGDDPWLYAVGDAAGKNLLTHQGKYEARATGDAITARAKGELTGRPADWSRYSQTANQHAVPNVVFTDPEVATVGRTLEVAREDGYNASSVELPIQVAGSSLHSENYEGWAQLVVDEDRKVLLGATFAGPDVAELLHAATVAVVGEVPLDRLWHAVPSYPTISEVWLRLLEKYGL; this is translated from the coding sequence ATGCCCGAGCCTGTGAAGCAGGAATTTGACGTTGTGGTGATCGGCGCAGGCGCCGTGGGGGAAAACGTTGCGGACCGCGCCGTCCAGGGCGGCCTCTCCGTGGTGCTGGTGGAGGCGGAGCTGGTGGGCGGCGAGTGCTCCTACTGGGCATGCATGCCGTCAAAGGCCCTGCTTCGGCCCGGAACGGCGCTGCACTCTGCGCAGACGACGCCGGGCGCCAAGGAAGCCGTCACGCGGACCCTGGATGCTGCAGCAGTGCTCAAGCGCAGGGACCATTTCACGTCCAACTGGCAGGATGACAGCCAGGTTGCCTGGGTCAAGGACTCCGGCATCGACCTCATCAGGGGCCATGCCTGGCTTACGGCTCCCAAGGCGGTCCAGGTTGCGGGGCTGGACGGCACCTCCCACCTGCTGCGGGCGCGACACGCGGTGGTGCTGGCCACAGGGTCAATGCCGAACATGCCCCCGATCGAAGGGCTTGAGGACGTGCAGGTCTGGGGAACCCGGGACGCCACCTCGGCCAGCGAAATTCCGGAGCGGCTGGCTGTCCTGGGCGGGGGTGTTGCCGGGACGGAGCTGGCCCAGGCGTTCGCCCGCCTCGGATCCGCCGTGACGCTCGTGGCGCGCAGCAGGCTGCTGGGGAACTATCCGGAGGAGGCAGCCAGTCTGGTTGCCGCGGGCCTGCGCGCGGACGGCGTGGACATCCGGCTCAATACCGTGACGGAGGGCATCACTGCGAACGACGACGGCACCTTCAGTTTGCAGTTGGCCGGCGGGTCAACGGTCATCGCTGACAAGGTCCTCGTCTCCACGGGCAGGCACCCCGCCCTTGAGGGCCTGGGGCTGGAAAGCGTCGGCATCGAGCCGGACAGCCACGGCCGCCTGACCCTCAGTACGGATAGTTCCGGCCTGGTGGAGGGCATCCCGGGCGACGACCCGTGGCTGTATGCGGTGGGTGACGCGGCGGGCAAGAACCTACTGACGCACCAGGGAAAGTACGAGGCGCGGGCGACGGGCGACGCCATCACGGCCCGGGCCAAGGGCGAACTGACCGGGCGGCCGGCGGACTGGAGCCGCTATTCCCAGACCGCCAACCAGCATGCCGTACCCAACGTCGTCTTTACCGATCCTGAGGTTGCCACCGTAGGCCGCACGCTGGAAGTTGCCCGCGAGGACGGCTACAACGCCTCTTCGGTGGAACTCCCCATCCAGGTGGCCGGGTCTTCACTGCATTCGGAGAACTATGAGGGGTGGGCGCAGCTGGTGGTCGACGAGGACCGGAAGGTACTGCTGGGCGCCACGTTCGCCGGCCCGGACGTCGCCGAGCTCCTGCACGCCGCTACGGTCGCCGTCGTGGGCGAGGTCCCGCTTGACCGGCTGTGGCATGCGGTCCCCTCCTACCCCACGATCAGTGAGGTTTGGCTGCGGCTCCTGGAGAAATACGGCCTGTAG
- a CDS encoding ABC transporter ATP-binding protein, with the protein MLSAQLLSVRGRRDPLLPATSLHVNRGELLLATGGRQDRRTALALVLSGRMTATGGRITWDGSERVKPRRLASALVDSPGVNEPEQHLSVRDLVTEDLALIPRRYRGALLSSPWLKVNSFEDIAGLWTEQLDPGRRLELLTALALANPRTDLLVVDSPDRHGDSEWLPRLQRLAFDGGRPLAVVATVGALPPSWNGPSVAIGNAATGDAAETAELETEVAK; encoded by the coding sequence TTGCTCTCAGCTCAGCTGCTCTCGGTCAGGGGGCGCAGGGACCCCCTGCTTCCGGCCACTTCCCTCCACGTTAACCGCGGTGAACTCCTGCTGGCCACCGGCGGACGGCAGGACCGCCGCACGGCCCTTGCGCTGGTCCTCAGCGGCAGGATGACGGCAACCGGAGGCCGCATCACCTGGGACGGCAGCGAGCGGGTCAAGCCGCGCCGGCTGGCGAGCGCCCTGGTGGATTCCCCGGGCGTCAACGAGCCGGAGCAGCACCTCAGCGTCCGGGACCTTGTCACGGAGGACCTGGCCCTGATCCCGCGCCGCTACCGGGGCGCCCTGCTCAGCAGTCCGTGGCTGAAGGTGAACAGCTTCGAGGACATCGCCGGCCTTTGGACCGAGCAACTGGATCCGGGCCGGCGGCTCGAGCTCCTGACCGCGCTTGCGCTGGCCAATCCGCGCACGGACCTGCTGGTGGTCGATTCCCCCGACCGGCACGGTGACTCCGAGTGGCTGCCGCGGCTCCAGCGGCTGGCGTTCGACGGCGGACGGCCGCTCGCCGTCGTCGCCACTGTTGGCGCCCTCCCGCCGTCGTGGAACGGACCCAGCGTTGCCATCGGCAACGCCGCCACGGGGGATGCCGCGGAAACTGCTGAACTCGAAACAGAGGTTGCCAAATGA
- a CDS encoding globin domain-containing protein produces the protein MLSEKSRPVIEATLPLVGSRIGAITPNFYARLFAAHPELLDGLFSRSNQRSGNQQQALAGSIAAFATHLVNNPGTLPETVLSRIAHRHASLGITEPQYQVVYEHLFAAIAEDLAEVITPEIADAWTEVYWLMADALIKLEKGLYAAQANDRMWMPWRVAAKTPAGAGSMTFTLEPADDTPVTPALPGQYISVKVTLPEGLRQVRQYSLSGEAGTSRSFTTKLDDGGEVSPVLHNNVQVGDVLEISNPYGEITLKEGDGPLVLASAGIGCTPTASILRSLAEAGSERQVLVLHAESTLDSWALRSQMTDDVERLDGAELQLWLEEPVDGAREGFMSLREVDLPADASLYLCGPLPFMKNIRNEAINAGIPATRIHYEVFGPDIWLAS, from the coding sequence ATGCTCTCGGAAAAATCCCGCCCCGTCATTGAAGCAACGCTGCCCCTCGTCGGATCCCGGATCGGCGCTATCACCCCCAATTTCTACGCCCGCCTGTTCGCCGCCCACCCCGAACTCCTGGACGGCCTGTTCAGCCGCTCCAACCAGCGCTCCGGCAACCAGCAGCAGGCGCTGGCAGGCAGTATCGCGGCCTTCGCCACCCACCTGGTCAACAACCCGGGCACCCTTCCCGAGACCGTCCTCTCCCGCATTGCCCACCGGCACGCGTCCCTGGGCATCACCGAACCGCAGTACCAGGTGGTCTACGAGCACCTCTTCGCCGCGATCGCCGAGGACCTGGCGGAGGTCATCACCCCGGAAATCGCGGACGCCTGGACCGAGGTGTACTGGCTGATGGCCGACGCCCTGATCAAGCTCGAAAAGGGCCTCTACGCCGCCCAGGCCAATGACCGGATGTGGATGCCGTGGCGGGTGGCGGCCAAGACCCCCGCCGGCGCAGGCTCCATGACCTTCACCCTCGAACCGGCCGACGACACCCCGGTCACCCCGGCCCTTCCCGGCCAGTACATCAGCGTCAAGGTGACCCTGCCGGAAGGCCTTCGCCAGGTGCGCCAGTACTCGCTCTCCGGCGAGGCCGGCACCAGCCGAAGCTTCACCACCAAGCTTGACGACGGCGGCGAGGTCTCCCCCGTGCTCCACAACAACGTGCAGGTTGGCGACGTCCTGGAGATCTCCAACCCCTACGGCGAGATCACCCTGAAGGAGGGCGACGGGCCGTTGGTGCTGGCGTCCGCGGGCATCGGCTGCACCCCCACCGCTTCCATCCTTCGGTCCCTGGCAGAGGCCGGGTCCGAACGGCAGGTGCTGGTGCTCCACGCGGAAAGCACCTTGGACAGCTGGGCGCTGCGCAGCCAGATGACGGACGACGTCGAGCGCCTGGACGGCGCCGAGCTTCAGCTGTGGCTCGAAGAGCCCGTGGACGGAGCCAGGGAAGGTTTCATGTCCCTGCGTGAGGTGGATCTGCCGGCGGATGCGTCCCTGTACCTGTGCGGCCCGCTGCCGTTCATGAAGAACATCCGCAACGAAGCCATCAACGCCGGCATCCCGGCCACCCGGATCCACTACGAAGTGTTCGGCCCCGACATCTGGCTCGCCAGCTGA